The following nucleotide sequence is from Hevea brasiliensis isolate MT/VB/25A 57/8 chromosome 7, ASM3005281v1, whole genome shotgun sequence.
ccaccctcgcatggatGGGCGgtcagaaaggacaatccaaacactggaagacatgcttcgcatgagtgtcttggattttggaggtcaatgggatgagcagctagctttggtggagtttgcctacaacaacagttatcactccagcatagggatggcaccctatgaggcattatatggaaggaagtgtaggtctcctctgtgttggacagaaatgggggaagcgaaggtgcataatgtagacctagtgcagtacacttcagaggtagttcctttaatcgagaacgGCGAGGCGACTTTGATGAAGAGAAGAGTTATGCAAACCCCAGACGGagagatgtggagtttgcagtgggcgactatgtattcctgaaggtttctccaatgaagggagtcatgagatttggaaagaagggcaagttggcacctcggtatattggaccttttgaggttactgatagagttggagcagttgcctaccggttggagctaccacctaacctttctcatgttcatcccgtatttcacatctccatgctcaggaaatacattccagatccttctcatgtactacagccggatgtgatagagctaaaagagaacttgacatttgaggagcagcctgtagccatagtggactaccaagtgaggcagctgagatccaaacagatccctatggttaaggttttgtggaggagtcagtcagtggaagagtgcacctgggagtcagaacgggacatgcgtagcaagtacccttatctgttcaatgtgtaatcctgtactttattctgccttgtgtaaaaattcgaggacgaattttctgtaaggggggaagaatgtaacaccccaaaattttaaattttatgagcatttttggtattttaattttatttaaattttaggaatttttttgagatttttcgaattttaaaaatcgggttcgattttccgaaaatataaactttgatgatttttaaaaattaatttaaagaccacgtggcaaaactaaaaatatatttggagtctacgtatttttctgagttttctggaattttttcgaaatttttggacctcgttttcggtcccgaggcagagtaaaaattcaaaattttgtatttcaaatcgaaccgaccgaatcgaatcgaaccggaccggatcggaccagtcgaatcggaccgactcccttccctttttcttcctcccgcgcgcgtcgttccctcttccttttctctctcttttctctctcctccctcccagCGACCACCTACCCACTGCCACCCAGTAGGCCGTGGCGCCACCCAACCTCCCGGCCGGTGGCCGCGCTCCAAGCAGGCGAAACACGCGAAttccctccctcgcgcgcgcggcgtttcggcttctccagccaaaatccggccgatccggccaccaattggaccgggtcttatgtctaaaatcatctactaggcaagagcttttcatagacaccaagaacgccgaaatccatcaagcggtttgtccaattttttctcgggaagtttttagcccatttcgacttttgggctagatttctcgaaaaccgtgaatcccacgagaaaactgagggtaccagcacgctccactcgtcgagagcttcacggcgacataaatttcaaatttttccaacaccgtttttcggtgggtcccacgaaacttcgcagtgtttttccgagcatttaatgagcttagaaaattctgaaaaatttatgtactaacccccgtgttatgggcttcgtgtaggtatcctcgattcgcggaaattcgacgattggccAAGATGCGAAATTCGGCGAACGGaccttctggaaaagtctccgaattgcaccgaggttttggctacccccccattgtcagacgacccgagcgcgtccccgaattcggaatcggcaaaggtaaacccgaaccttgtttttacgtaattttctagtgcttaaataggattaaaaatccataaaatattcgtggtagcttagaaaattatgattctttttgcaatagcttagtaatattgctaaggactgcggggcaaagttttagaatttttagagcttatttgggcagtttttgcaaaaatagtcaattataaggactaaattgaaattttacatattgtgattgatgattgatttgatgggcccaggaggggctgtgtgatgtgattgagttgtggacatatggattgtgaatatagaagtgtgttttgagcccttttgcaggttgggtaggtcctaggtataggggagactctgccggattttcggcacgacttaggacgtattggtctttttctttgtttgaattgagtcagatttattaaatgattgtaataaaattgtcaggtgagccgggacagccttcttcctccgcccagccgccacagtgattgtcgtaaagtctgtgagtaaaatattaattttaattgtaatttcgatattattatatgttcagcatgcccatgcatcacttatatgcatatatttatgtagttaaactctaggcactatttatgttgcatttataactgttaacgtgccatggatgttgttgtggtaatttggagcagtgtgcgtgcgttggtgtgcgtgtgatgtggtgtggactatggacaggatgggtagtcacggcttgagttcttcgctgggacccgatccttcgaggggtagtcacggcttgagttcttcgctgggaccctcgatttggttattaagtggaagtccgagctgagttcttcgctggcaccaggttggatttaagagagctatataggggatcagctcccatatattatgattgatgttacagtgtgcgtgagtgctctaaatttacCTTTttaatgttatgatgtgaaaatgttgttgatgttgcatttcactctacatggtgcattagttttagatagttatagagattatggttaaaattgatattttactctctgagtcgaacgctcactcctgttcaatatttttccaggccacaggaggatatttttgaggttaacctgcttcctttcctcgcaggttgtttatcaatatttgtgtaattttatttactcctagaatttccacatgtgttagaaatgtttatttgatttgggtctgtaaactaaattattattgtggacctgtaaaattattatatgcatgtttgatggactggatgagggagctgagctcccatttatcattatgatgatatgagtatgtggagggtgagctgagcttcccaatggattgtttattgtgtttacaggtcgggtgagtcaaaaagtctccgttggtaggtccattttatggccggactctgtccggttggtttcttgaaattgggcccaaatgggccttagagttgggtaaatgaatagttaaggcttactacgggcctcgggggctttaggctggcctaggtcctagtgccggtccggcccataggttgggtcgtgacataaattatttttttactttaaaatttgattttaaaaaattaaggccTTTGAGAttaaatgttatatatatatatatatatatatatatatatatatatatatatatcatgcaaATTTTCTTTGATACTACTACATAGGATTTCAAATTAAGCACAATTATACCAAGtggcaaattttaattaaatttattgatagcAATTATTTCAGTATTTTCTAAaagattataatatataattattatttaatttaattttctaaatacaattCAAATTTTGCTCCTTAATTAGTTTAACCTCTAAAATCCTGGTAACGCAGCATCAAAATGACTTTaagtattttattaaataaacaaaatattataaataaagtaaaaattactttccaaatataatttttccttacttaaataattatcaaaatttcaaaacatacaattttttttatctaactTTCTAAAAAAACAATAATAATCATTTACTTCAATTACCCAATTAAAATCCAAATATCACTTCtgaattaattttgaattttcaacttCAAATAATAGTAAATTATTTTTGTATTTCCTAAACTATTGTAATAAATaattgttatttaatttaattttctaaacaCAATCTAAATTTTATTCTTAATGAATTTAACCTTTCCAATTTAGACAATAAAAAAATGTTAATTATGTTGAAAATCAAAACTTTGACAATTCAATTGTCTTTAACTTAGATAGTTAACTATTTACTAATTTCAATATTAAATTGCgctaactaattttaattttttttttgaaaataaaaggGATAATATTAATAAAAGTCTTCAGATAAAGCTTGAACAATAAAATCTGGTGGATGGTCAATCCATTCACCCACATCTGACACAGAATGGGTCGCTCTAGCTAACCTATGAGCCACACCATTCGCAAACCTGTAAACATGTGCAAAAATAACTGAATCAATCTCAGACAATTGAGACTTACAATCCGAAATAAGTAAGTCAAAAGAAGATGAATCCTGATAAAAGGGATCCTTGAGAGCCTGAATTACTCTTAAAGCATCAGATTCAATAATAACTCATGACCAGCCCTTGGAAAGCACCCAACTGAGTGCATCTTTGATACCAACAGCTTCAACCTCCTTTGCCATTAAATTACCTTGCAATACCACGTTCTTTGCTGCTAAGAAGCTACCATTCCAATCCCGTGCTACGAATCCCACACCaaaacaaaaatctagaattgtCGTGATAGCATCAACATTAATCTTTAGCCAATCACGAGAAGGCTTAGACCAACGCCTGATCAAAGACTAAGAAGCAGCAAGGAGGACATTTGGTTGAACCGCCTGCCACTCATGAAAAGCGAAATTTGCCCTCTGCCAAACCTGATACGCTGTAAGGAGCTTACCATTCCAGACTTTATCATTCCTGAAATTCCAGAGTGACCAGCAAATAAACAAACCCAAGGCTATATCCACAACCCCCTTTTTGTTCAGAAAGCTTGATAGCCAACCAAAAAAATTATTAGCAGAAGGATTAAACCACCCCAGTGGCGAGGCCATCCAAACTGACATAGAGAAAGGGCAAGAAACAAGAATATGCAAAATAGTCTCATAATTGCCATGACACAAAGGGCAGATATTTGTCACCGGGACATGTTTGGTAAAAAGCGAAGATAGACATGGCAGCACATTATTTGCAGCTCGCCATATGAAATTCTTCACATTCGGAGGAACACGCATATTCCAAAGCTTTTTTCACAAAAATCAAGAATCATTCGAACCTCCTAATCTAGAATCCCAAACAAAAGACTTTAAGCACTTCTAACAGTAAATATACCTTTCGACTCCAACTTCCAACAAATCCAATCTATAAGCCGGGAAGATGACAAAGGAATAGAGAGGATTAAGGCCCTATTCCGCTGATTAAAAAAAGAGTTAATGAGAGGGACATTCCAAGACCTATGGTAAATCAAATCAACAATGACTTGTACACTAGAGTCAGCCATAGGCTGAGTGGTAATAAAACCATTATCTGGGTCTCATAAAAATGACCACTCAATGTGATCACAAGCCTTGCTAATGTCCATCTTAAGAGCTGCCCAACGAAAAAAATGCATAACTTCATAAGCCACAACACTATTATCATTGATGTTATGACCAGCAACAAAAGCATTCTGATTAGTAGAAACCAAAGAAGGCAACATCATCTTAAGGCGATTAGCTAACATCTTTGAAACAATCTTGAAGATCACATTACACAGGGCAATTGGCCTCAAATCAGACATAGACTTAGGCCAAAATTTCTTTGGAATCAAATCTATTGCTGTCTCATTAAGACTTGGAGGAATCGAACATGAGTTGATGATAGATATACAAAGCTGAGATATTTCAAGACCATCAACATCCCAATAATGTTGGAAAAACCCAGAATTGAAACCATCTAGGCCTGGTGATTTGTCCGCCTTTATACTGAAAACTGCTGCTCTGACTTCCTCCACCAAAAAAGAGTCCAATAGCATAGAGTTCTGCAAATCATCAACTTTCTAGGAACATGAGAAAGAATAAAAGCACTACTAGTCACCTGAGATCGAAAAAGATCAGTAAAATACTTAGATATGACAGATGCAAGATTGGAATCCCAATTCTGCCAATGACCAGAATTATCTTTCAGTCGTTCAATACGATTCTTTTTCTGTCTAATTGTTGCCATGGCATGAAAATACCGTGTATTCTAGTCCCCTTCACCAAGCCAGAACTCCTTGGCTCTTTGATGCCAGTACATATATTTCTGGGTCAATAGTTCAAAGAAATGATTCCTGGCAGCCAAAAATCGATTCTTATATACTAGATCATTGGCTCCACAATAAAGTTTCATATCCCTCTTACAATTATCAATATCAGCCTTAAATAGATTACAAAGTGATTACCCCTATCTATCGAGCATAAAACTACACTTCTGAAGCTTTGCCAACACATCCAATGAAAAATTATCCAACCAGCACTCCTTCACTAGACGTCTACAATCAGGCTCCCGATTCCACAGATTCTCATACCTGAACAGACGAGCCTGCCACGAGGAACAAAGACCTTCAACTCCAGATAGATTGGGAGATGATTAGAAGACGTAACTTCGAGGGAATAAACAATAAAATGTAGAAATTTGCCATGCCAAGAACTCGAAATGAGAAACCAATCTAACTTTTCCTCCACCCAACTATCCGAATCCCTACCATTCTCCTAAGTAAATTTGTAGCCACTCATTGGGAGATCAAATAATCTAGCATCCTCAACTGCTTGCCGAAACCCTTGAAGAAGCCAATTTAGGTGAGGAAGTCCACTTCGCTTCTCGTGTGAAGCTAAAAGATCATTAAAGTCCCCCATCACAACCCAAAGGAAAGAGCATTCTAAAGCTAAATTTCGTAACAATTGCCATGATTCAACCCTTCGACTCCTATCCGGCTTTCCATAGAAGCCAATAAGACGCAATGGCCCAATACCTTGAACATCGAGTGTGACATCAATATGAGAAGAAGAGGAGCTGAGAAGAGAGACTAAACTCGTTGATTTCCAAAAAAGGGCTAGGCCTCCACTATGGCTTATAGCATCAACACAAAAGAAAGAATCATAGCCCAATAAcacttttatttcattaattttagaACTAGTACTGAGAGTTTCAATAAGAAATAGAAGAGAAGGCTTTTTATCTTGGACAATTTCTCTCAGAGTCTGAACTGCTCGAGGGTTGCCCAGCCCATGATAGTTCCAGCTTAAATAACTCATTTCTTCCGGCGGGCCTGATGTCCAGTGCCCGCCGATGTCAAGTTTTTTGCATCAGTTCCACCCTTTTCAGATGAATTTGTTGTATGGGCCATGTTAGAAGCCTGATCCAAGCCCAAACGTTTTCTTTTTGGGTCTATTAGCACAACTCCATCAGCATTATCTTTAAAAGGCATCAAATTCAAATTTGAACATCCTCCTAAGTTAGAAACGTGATCACCTCCACTATTATCTCCCCTTATCCCTCCAATACCATTCAAAATCAGTGAATTTTTAGGCCCAAAAGACTCACGGTTACCAAACTGAGCAACTTGACCAGAAACAGCCTCCATCTCCTCCACGGACAGTGGTTCTTCCCTAAGCCACTTCACACCAATATTCGTCTGTGATTGGCGAGAAATAGCACGCAACTCAGGACCATACAACCGCTGTAAAGGAACCTCACTCCATTCAACAAGTTTTAGATAAAAACGTTCTCCATGTCCAAGAAGGCCACAAATAAAGCAATAGGTAGACAAACATTTATAGCAAAAAGTCACAGAAAACCATTCATCACCTTCTTGTTTAAGCCGAGTTCCTCTATGCAAAGGCCTTCGAACATCATGACAAATTCGAACCCTCATATAAAACCTCCACAACCCAGTGAAATTATTGGGATCGGCACTTACAAATTCACCAACATCATTGCCAATCCTTTGAGCACATCTTGCTAACATAAATCCAATACGTAAACCATGGACCTGCAGCCAGAGATAAACATGGAAAAGAGGAACCTCTGAAGGATGCCTATAACCCGCCACCTTTTCTATAATCAGTAATTGAAAAGAGAGAAATGTTTTTAAGAAAATAGAGAAATGTTAACAATAAATTTTTTCTGTATTTCATAAACAGTTATAATAtataactctttaattaatttaacatttcaaattcaaataatcttaccatttatttatgaaaatgaaatatttaaatttttgtaaaaaattaatgattgaatttttttaaagatGTCTAATTATTAAAAGTAATGTAATATCACAACGACTTTGAATAttttactaaataaataaaatattataactaAAGTAAAAAATTACTTTCTAAATATAATGTCTTCTTACCAACATAATTATCAAACTTCCAATACTTACAATTTTTAATCCAAACTTtcttaaaaataacaataattttattaattaaaagttaattattaaaaaatataaacttttATCAAGATTTGGTCAATCTCTTAAAAAATTATGTTGTGGACAAAAAATATGTTATAATTATAATGACTAAAAATTTAAATGTTtacatttattttcatttttaattaattaatcttttaattttattgattttatactGATTTAAAAAATTGATAACAATTATAactagtaaattaaaattataaatatataatctcTTTCTCGAATCATCTAGCAATAGTAACTGCTGTTAATTGGGAATTGTGACTacttcctttttaattttttttaatttgaaattaattattcaCCAACTCAAAATGTTAAAAATCAAAACATTGACAATTTAAaagagttaattttttttaatttgaatggtTAATTATCCACTACtttttaaactttttttaaaagagaaatgttaatttttttttattccctaaatagttataatatataattgttatttaatttaattttaaagatattttatatattaaaattactatCAATCACATGTAAAacaatatatagagagagagaaattTTCTTAAAGCTGCTATGTGGCACTtactatttataaattaatttatttataatctaagtatttatttctttttttgggagcaagtatttatttatttttaagtatctttattattgttattattatattaatttttataatttaaataattattttatttgataaTTGATTGCCAAAACTTAAAGcctcaataattaaattattatattatttttttagtttattaAACATACACTTAATATTGTTTTTCTTCAATGTTCATGCATCTTAAATTATTcacatatttttaatcatgtatctTTTTTCCATTTTTACAATTCCTTTATGTGTTTCACCTAGATTTTATTTGTATTAAGGTGAGACGATTAAAATATTAACGTGGTTAATTTTTataatcataaaaattttattaacatTAAAATGACTTTGGTTTGGAGAGAATATTACTtgacatatttaattaatattcattttaattcttagatttttataaatttctttttttattttttttaatttttaaccatttcatttcattataaaaatttaataattatatcttaaaagtagaaaatttaaaattatattatattataagcaTTGGCAAAGCCAAATTTTTTGTTGAAAGTAGGCAAAGGTGAAAAAATAAATTCTACCAAAATTTACAAAGATGATACTTTAAAAGATAAAATTGAAATAGTAATAAATAATATTCTATTCAAaataaactaatagaaaaaaactaTATTTTAACATTCCAAAATGATATAATCAAGCCATAATATTACTCAGAAATGCCAACTACACATTACATCAATACATGGATTTCTAAGTGACAATTGCTCTTTGTGAGTTTTCATGTTTTGATATCGTTGTATGATCACCTCATTGTTAATGGAGTTAAAAATTTCTTTCTCGATATATGTAATTAAACAATGAGACATCTATTGATCTCCCATTCGATTGCGCAATTGATTCTTCACAATCTTCATAGCAGAAAATGCTCTCTCGACAGAAGCTGTTGCAACAGGTAGAATTAAGGCCAATGTTATAAGCCTATAAACCAAAGGATATAATACATTCCTTTTTGTCTTTAACATTTTTCTCAGCAAGATTGCTAATTGCTGTCAAATTTGAAAACTCAGCATTGGACTTCGTATCAAGAATATATGTCTCCAATTGATTATCAAGAGCAACAAGCTGTACTATAGAAAGTTTAATCGGGTAAAATTGAGCAAAGCACAACAATTTTTCTTATCAAAAGCTAAAAAGGAATCATTCGGACTCAAACAAGCAACACATAAAAGCAACTCTGTATTtactttattgaaatgattgttaaACTCTTGAAGCTACAAATCTATAACAGCATAAAATACTTGAACCCGATAATGATGTATGTTAGCCACTTTTTTAAAAATGTGTCGAGATCGTCCATGAAGAACATACATATCATCCATGGAAGGCACTTCAATATTGTGTTTATTGCAAAACACTGTAACATCATCAAATAAAGAATTCCATCCTTCATCTCACATAGATGCAACCATTGTTTAGATATTTTGACCAATGTCATAGCATTCACAATATCTTGATCTTTTCTTTGCAAAGCTTGTGACAGTTCATAAGTGATTCCTAGAATATTTCTCATCAAATGAAGGCTAAATGCAACATCAAAAGATTTTAGTGAATCAAGGAGATTGGATGCTTTAGCTTTCTGTTCAGACTTAGAATTTTCCATAATCAACTCAAGCACATCAATAACAGCATAAAACATCTTAATTAAGCTAATAAGAGTTTTATAATGTAACCCCCACCATGTGTCTCCTGCTCACTTAAGAGTAGATTCTTGATTTTGGCTAGTTCCACTAATCAATTCACCATTTTCAAGTGCATCTAAAACTCTAATAGCTTGAGATTCTTGAATAATATCATGACATTTATAAGAACCACCAATAACATTCACCACATTTGAAACTAAAGTGAAGAGTAATGCAATAGATACATCAGTTTTTGTAATAGCTACATGTTCTAATTGAAGTTGATGTGCAAAATAGTAAACATAGAAAGCACTTCCATTTTCCTTCAAGACTAGAGTTTTGAGACCATTAAACTCACCTCGCATGTTGCTTGCCCAATCATAGCCTTGGCCCCACAATCTTGATATGCTTAAGCTATGTTTGGAAAACAATGCATCTATGGCTGCATTTAGTGATAGAGCACTGGTGTCAGTAACA
It contains:
- the LOC131181633 gene encoding uncharacterized protein LOC131181633, with the translated sequence MFYAVIDVLELIMENSKSEQKAKASNLLDSLKSFDVAFSLHLMRNILGITYELSQALQRKDQDIVNAMTLVKISKQWLHLLQLVALDNQLETYILDTKSNAEFSNLTAISNLAEKNVKDKKESSVERAFSAMKIVKNQLRNRMGDQ